The DNA region CTGATGAGTCCATTGGTCATATAGTACCAAATTGCATCTTTCATTTATCTTTTGAAGTTTTGGTGTTGCTTTTCGTTTTTCCCATTCCAAATTCAGGCTGTCACGCTGACATTGCGTAACAgaaattttaaggaaaattgAAAGGAAATGCTTGACATTTTCAAAAGGCAAGGCATGAATCCCATATGTTCATTTTGAACAATTCTCACTCATGTTATTTCTGTGGAGAATATTGAGCGTCACTATATGACATTCAAAAGCTTTACCCTCGTTTTCTTTTTCGTCCAAAAGATTTTACTCAATAATCTCTATTTTGGTGGTAACAAATGATACAGTACTATTTTGTAAAAAAGTCAGCATTGTTCATTGCCTTGAACTTTGAAGCATAGTAGTTGCTTATACTTGGAGGTCGGAGTTGGACCACCAAATGTATTATGAATAAGCTTCTACCTCTTTTGTTTTCCTCTTCTCCATagccaattttttcttttttccagaGAAGCAAttagaacatataatatacgcagTACAATATAACGTAATTACGGTTAAATAATATCAAGAGCGTAGAAAATAAATTGTAACAAGCCAGTGATATGTATGAGCATTCCAACTTGTAATATTGTATTATGTATACATACTTTTTGTTCACGTAGAACAAAGAAATGGTCATTTGAGCTAAAAAATAGAACAATGAAATTACAAAGGCTGAAGTTGGAATACCTAAATCAACCCATTTAATTGGGCAGCAGCTTTGTCGTTAGTCCTCACATATCGGATTTATTGGTATAGCTAACTGGCTAGCTCTctgttttacttatttttcaaatgcATTATACTTTTTTCAAGCGATATCTTCTCACTATCTTATCTTATCTTCAAGCTTAACATATGGTCGTAATTCATGCGTATAAATTCATCAAGTCAGCACGGAAGGAAGAAGGACAAGTACATCTGAATGAATTAAAAGCATCCATTGTACtgcaacaagaaaataaaagcaaaGACATAAAGGGCTATGACCCACTGCAGACAATACCTAATGTAATAGGTTTACGATAACAACCTGAGATTAGATAACAAATCGAAATCTAGAGTAAAAAATCAGTGTCATCCTCATGATCCATGAGAATCCAAGATCCGTCTTCTTGTTGAACCATTCCTTTATTCTTCTCGATCCACCACGACACTGGCACACCATATTCATCTTTCAACGCGTCATCTGCCTTATTCATTAGAGCAATATCCCGATTTATCTCCAAATTGAACTCTCCTTTTGGTCCTTGTGTTCCAGCAATTCCATGCAAATAAACCTCCAGAATATGACCATTTACATCTTTCTTCAAATACTTCGACATAGTAGTATCAATTGACAGTTCAGAGCCAACTTGTTCATACACTCTCCAGTCATTTGCAGAACCATCGAAGAGTCCGTGATCTGGCTTCTCCGAAATATGATCAGGGGCATTGCAAATGCGCAATATTTGAAGATTTTTCAATTTCTCATAAGCTTTCTTGAAATTCTCTTCTCCGACTTGTGGGCAACCAAATACAAATGCCGTCACTGGGAATTCCCTATTGACTTGGTTGACAACTATGTCAATAGCGCATAGTGTGGCTAATGCTGAACCCAAGCTGTGGCCTGTAACAGTTATGCTAACTTCCTCGTTCTTGTATTGCTCCAACAACCTTTTAACTTCATCAAGAACCTGTTTAAATGTAAAAATACAAAACGGAATTTTAATGAGTATCACCTGGAAAGTTGCTTAAGATATACTTCCTCAATTTccatttgtttgtcttactttctttttagtaagattaaaaaagaatgtctctttctttttgtaacaactctttaatttcaacttccCACATGACATATTTAAAACTACAAGATTAAAAGATATTTTGGTACAATGTACATATCtataatttaagaccacaagatacaaaagtcttttattttcttaaactccgtgccaagtcaaaaccagGCAAACAAGTTGGAACCGAGGGAGTGTATAAAAAGATTGTCATACCTGACCTCTAGCACTGGTTGTCCGATTGTATTTTGAAGCCTTGTTAAGAGAAGTACAAATCGAGTAAAAACCTTTGTGTATAAGAACGTTATCCGTATTTTCTCCAAAGATTTTTGTGGGTTGGATCAAGGATACTTTAAAATTATCATTCCATTCTGAAGAACATATAGTGCCTCTCCAAGTAATTAAAATGTCTCTCCTTCCTAATGCAACTTTACCCTCATCAGGGGCAACAGCAACAAATCCAATCCAATTTGATTCTTTGATCTTTTCAGTTTTACTTGAAGCCGCATACAAATATTTGGTCACTTCATAGTTGTGGGGTTTGTTTTTGTGGAGCCCCACTCTTGTGAAGAGGTTCTTTTTCGAGTATCGACTTGTTCCTCTGTACTTTGAAGCTTTCTCATTATTGAATGAGTCGTAGATAGCTTGAGGCATTTGGCCATAGTGAATAAGGTATCGTCGAAAATCGTAATCCAAAGGGTCAAGTAAGCCTTCCCAATTGTTGTTGCCGCTCAAAAGCTCCCATTTTTCTGCTATATTGTCTGTGTTTTGGatcccctttttccttttgaggcagctcttgatttttctacttAGAacctcccatcctatgttaatGCATGCCATTTTCTTTTGATTAAATATGGAGTAAATATGAACATCTGTTTTCGTCCTCTAAATTATAGTTTTTTGCTGCTACTGAAGAACGTGGCATCCAAACTTATGTGGAGTACAATATATCGGAGTATTACattattataagaaatacaaCTGGCTACAATGGGTGATCTCAGTGTTGCCACGACTACCGAGAAGTACTATTTTCACACCCCCACTCCCGCGCTCTCTCCCTAACACCATACAGCTCTTTCAACCAATACGGAGTATTAAGACAAAATTTTACATGAACACTGAAGTACTCCTGAAAACAAATGTACCACACAAACACTTTACTGTCATGTTATGTTTTAGCCTTTCTTGAATGTTAATCTTCAAGTAAACTTACGTGATTTTTCGCTTTTTGCTTTACAAAAAATAGTTGCAGTAAAAGCGATGAGTCGACCATCCATTAAATTAACCCAGAAAAAATCAGATACTTTGAATAGTTGTTACTTTTGAGTGAATCTTTATTGTCTTAGAGAAAATGGAAATCCCACAAGttgaaactttttcttttcaattgacACGCTACCAGTTGTCGTTtgaaatgaaacaaaataaagattTAAAGTCCACTTTTGATTTACGTTTGACACAAATAGCCACCATAGCTTTTCGAAAAAAAAGAGCAACATAAGAATAACATGAAGCTGCTGAGAGCCTGAGAACAGTATGAAATTTTGAAGCTTTATAACTATAACGCTACAAACTAATAGCCTTTTGGGCAATAAACTGATACAGTAAGTTTCTGTGCCaagaaaatccaaaaatatACACCAGGGCATTCTTTTTTCGAAACTAGTAACTTTAATACACCAAGGCATTCTTAAGGCAGAGCCATCCTACAGGTCTAAGGTGATGAATAGTGCGGAACTCATTCTTCATTATCAATATTTCGGGATTACCTCATACTCATCCAAAGACTTATTGCAATCTTCATTTACAACAAATTATAACAGGTTCTGCAACTATGATTTGTGCACGATGCTCTACAGCTAACCTCATGAAACCTCGATACATTTGGATTTTTGCACCATAAAGAAGTAGGATGCTACCTGGCTCCACCAAGTCAACTACATAATAAAACCAGAACTATGATCAACACAAGCAATAGGTATTATGCTAATAGCAACCAAAATTTGTGACTATCATTTATTCTTCCTTGATAGTAGAGAGCTAGATGGAGCAATCTAGGACTCGGACTGCAGTCAGCTCATTAAAAATGAGCTATGCCAaggcaacaaaaagaaaagagagaaagaagattGACATTACCTTGTTCGTTACGAGAAGTGAATATGATAGTTCCGGTTTCATCTCCAACAAGGCTCTCAGCTACATGTGTGATTCGCGATTGAGAATAATACACATGTGAATGGGACTGCTGCTCGATGTTTTGGCTCTTGTCAACCACCATGTCAGTACTTAGGACCTTGACAATTAGATTCCTGCCCTCGGTTCCTGGCTTCAGCTGATCCACCTTGACAAATGCTAAGTAGAGAAAGTGTAACTTATTACAGAGGTCCATACTTTTCATATACCTCTATTACATCAacacatatttttcatattcCTACTAGAGAGATGCATACTTCTCATATATTTCTAAAGCATTTAACACAGCCATACTGTTTTCTCTCAAAGATACCAAGGATGGCACCTAAAATCCACACATACATAATTTTAGGCCAGTGGTCTTCCTACATAGAGGGAAAAGAGCTGCATGAGCTTTATGAACAAACAAAATGATAATGGTGGTGTTCACTATTCAAGTCACTTACGTGCACCTCGACTTTCCTTAGGTACCTCCATCCTTCCACCAGTATAATTACCAGGTAACTTTGACCACCAAAGCTTAAGCAAATGAGAATAATCAATAAATCACTAAACTCTTTTGTCTCCATAGAGACTTGAATCCTAGTCTCCAATGGtgtttatttaagaaaaaattaaacatgGCACTGCTCATCTATTTCATCCACGGTACTCCCTTTCCCTGTAGTATcccaattacaacaacaacaacaactatgcctcaatcccaaacaagttggggtcaactatatgaatcctcattgACCATGTTTCTCGTATCCCATTGATCCAATAAATAATATGGCCAACAAAGattcatatataaaaagggCAATCAAACAACAAGAATATGGTACGTTCTTTAGGGAAGGAATCTTTaagtcattttcttcctccatttcTATTCAAAGTGTAGGCCGTGCTGGCCTAGAATTCTGCTCCTAGATAGGTTGAAATTTTATGATCATAGTAGCTTTTGAGCTGTGCGAATAGCAATCATCTAACTAGCAAGGGTGGTCGAATTGGCTGCGCAAGGGATCTCCTATATGGGGATCTCAGGTTTGAAACCCCCTACACGCTTTCTCGGTCAGCTTGCCTAGTGCAATTACCTCTGTTGCGTGGATTGGGGCTATTACACTAGAGCGGGGTTTACCCTGTTgggcacccgaagggtagcggttGTGGGTTTCCTTGTCataaaacaaaaatatcaatcatctaaaaaaatgtgatt from Lycium ferocissimum isolate CSIRO_LF1 chromosome 2, AGI_CSIRO_Lferr_CH_V1, whole genome shotgun sequence includes:
- the LOC132044479 gene encoding phospholipase A1-II 1-like, which gives rise to MACINIGWEVLSRKIKSCLKRKKGIQNTDNIAEKWELLSGNNNWEGLLDPLDYDFRRYLIHYGQMPQAIYDSFNNEKASKYRGTSRYSKKNLFTRVGLHKNKPHNYEVTKYLYAASSKTEKIKESNWIGFVAVAPDEGKVALGRRDILITWRGTICSSEWNDNFKVSLIQPTKIFGENTDNVLIHKGFYSICTSLNKASKYNRTTSARGQVLDEVKRLLEQYKNEEVSITVTGHSLGSALATLCAIDIVVNQVNREFPVTAFVFGCPQVGEENFKKAYEKLKNLQILRICNAPDHISEKPDHGLFDGSANDWRVYEQVGSELSIDTTMSKYLKKDVNGHILEVYLHGIAGTQGPKGEFNLEINRDIALMNKADDALKDEYGVPVSWWIEKNKGMVQQEDGSWILMDHEDDTDFLL